The sequence TCGCCCTCCGCGTTGGTGGTGGTGCGCCGCAGGACCTCGCTGCTGGTGCGCCCGTCCCGGATCGCGACGGTCCGTTCGACCTGGCCGCTGACCTCCGGATCGTGGGTCACCACGACGACTGTGACGCCGTAGCGCCGGTTGACGTCCCGCAGCACGCCGAAGACCTCAGCCGACGTGGCGGCGTCCAGCTCGCCGGTCGGCTCGTCGGCGAGCAGGACCCGCGGCTGGTTGGCCAGCGCCACAGCGATCGCGACCCGCATCTGCTGCCCGCCGGAGAGTTGCCCGGGGCGCCGATCGGCGCAGTCGGCGACACCGAGGCTGTCCAGCAGTTCGGCCGCGCGCTCCCGGCGCTCCTTCTTAGCGGTGCGGGCCGCCGTCATCGGCAGGTCCACCATCTCCCGTGCGGTCAGGTAGGGGATCAGGTTGCTCGCCGTCTGCTGCCGTACGAACCCGACGGTGTGCCGCCGGTAGTCCACCCGGTCGGCGCGGGACATGGCCAGCAGATTCCACCGGTCGACGCGGACCCGCCCGGCGGTGGGGGCGTCGATGCCGGCCAGGATGGAGAGCAGCGTCGACTTGCCCGATCCGGAGGCGCCGACGACGGCGACCAGCTCACCGCTCTGCACTGCCAGGTCCAGCCCCTGTAGTGCCTGCACCTCGATCGAACCGGTCTGGTAGATCCGCACCAGGTTCTCGCAGACGATGAGCGCGTCCCGGCCGAACTCGGGGGCCCGCGCGGATGGCTGCGGCAGGGACAGCGGTGAGCTGGACATGATTGAAGCAGTTTCGCAATCGGCGGCTTCGTCGACCATGCCCGGGGCGGCTTTCCTGCATGCTGGACGGCACCGCCTCGGGGTTCTGCCACGGGCAGATCCGCTGCCGGCGAACAGGGGTGTCCTCCGCCGACCCGGGCCGGCAGTGTGGAGCGCATGAGACTGCTGGTGCTGGGCGGTACGGGTTTCGTGGGCGGGGCGACGGTCACTGAGGCGGTCCGCCGTGGCTGGTCGGTGACGGTGTTCAACCGCGGGCTGCACGGCATGGTGCCGCCCGGCGTACACCGGTTGCGTGGTGATCGCACCGCCCCGGACGGCCTGGCGGCTCTGGCCGGAGGCGAGTGGGACGTCGTGGTGGACACCTGGGACGGCGCTCCACGGGCGGTACGGGACGCGGCCCGCACGCTGGCCGGCGCGGTCGCGCACTACGCCTACGTCTCCAGCGGCTCGGTCTACGCCCCGCCGGTCCCGGCGAACGTCGGCGAGGAGGCGTCCACGGTGGAGGC comes from Micromonospora vinacea and encodes:
- a CDS encoding ABC transporter ATP-binding protein — encoded protein: MSSSPLSLPQPSARAPEFGRDALIVCENLVRIYQTGSIEVQALQGLDLAVQSGELVAVVGASGSGKSTLLSILAGIDAPTAGRVRVDRWNLLAMSRADRVDYRRHTVGFVRQQTASNLIPYLTAREMVDLPMTAARTAKKERRERAAELLDSLGVADCADRRPGQLSGGQQMRVAIAVALANQPRVLLADEPTGELDAATSAEVFGVLRDVNRRYGVTVVVVTHDPEVSGQVERTVAIRDGRTSSEVLRRTTTNAEGDTHMTAEEYAVMDRAGRVQVPREFRQALALTRRVRLALEPDHITIHPDSGSGE